Proteins from a genomic interval of Piscinibacter sp. HJYY11:
- a CDS encoding DUF1993 family protein codes for MPITMHSASVPMFVRMLTNLSKFIDKAEAHAQAKKFDPAVYLVARLAPDMLPFTRQVQIACDTAKFCVARLGGVEAPKHEDNEASLGDLKARISKTLTFIQSVPAEQIVGTEEKDINVPRRDGVMVMKGEAYLKHFATPNFYFHVTTAYALLRHYGVELGKADFLGGA; via the coding sequence ATGCCCATCACCATGCACTCGGCGAGCGTGCCGATGTTCGTCCGCATGCTCACCAACCTGAGCAAGTTCATCGACAAGGCCGAGGCCCACGCGCAGGCGAAGAAGTTCGACCCGGCGGTGTACCTCGTGGCGCGCCTCGCGCCCGACATGCTGCCCTTCACCCGGCAGGTGCAGATCGCCTGCGACACGGCCAAGTTCTGCGTCGCCCGGCTGGGGGGCGTCGAGGCGCCCAAGCACGAGGACAACGAGGCCAGCCTGGGTGACCTGAAGGCGCGTATCTCGAAGACGCTCACCTTCATCCAGTCGGTGCCGGCGGAGCAGATCGTCGGCACCGAAGAGAAGGACATCAACGTGCCGCGCCGCGACGGCGTGATGGTGATGAAGGGTGAGGCCTACCTCAAGCATTTCGCCACGCCGAACTTCTACTTCCACGTGACGACGGCCTACGCGCTGCTGCGCCACTACGGCGTGGAGCTGGGCAAGGCCGACTTCCTCGGGGGCGCGTGA
- a CDS encoding D-2-hydroxyacid dehydrogenase family protein, translating into MNIIILDDYQDAVRKLKCATRLEQLNAKVFTNTVKGIGQLSVRLRDAEVLVLIRERTHFPRQLLEKLPKLKLIVQTGRVGPHIDVETCTRLGIAVAEGTGSPVAPAELTWALIMAAMRRLPQYIGNLKHGAWQQSGLKSASMPSNFGIGMVLKGKTLGIWGYGRIGELVAGYGRAFGMNVIVWGSESSREKAVAAGHTAAGSREAFFEQADVLSLHVRLSDATRGMVKLDDLWRMKPTALLINTSRAELIEEGALVSALNRGHPGMAAVDVFESEPILQGHPLLRLENAICTPHIGYVEQDSYEMYFGAAFDHVVNFVNGNPTGIVNPAALKVLRG; encoded by the coding sequence ATGAACATCATCATCCTCGACGACTACCAAGACGCGGTGCGCAAGCTCAAGTGCGCCACGCGCCTCGAGCAGCTGAACGCCAAGGTCTTCACCAACACGGTCAAAGGCATCGGCCAGCTCTCGGTGCGCCTGCGCGACGCCGAAGTCCTGGTGCTGATCCGCGAGCGCACCCACTTCCCACGCCAGCTCCTCGAGAAGCTGCCCAAGCTCAAGCTGATCGTGCAGACCGGGCGCGTGGGGCCGCACATCGACGTCGAGACCTGCACGCGGCTGGGCATCGCGGTGGCCGAGGGCACCGGCTCGCCGGTGGCACCGGCCGAGCTGACCTGGGCGCTGATCATGGCGGCGATGCGCCGCCTGCCGCAGTACATCGGCAACCTGAAGCACGGCGCCTGGCAGCAGTCGGGACTGAAGTCGGCCTCGATGCCGTCCAACTTTGGCATCGGCATGGTGCTCAAGGGCAAGACGCTCGGCATCTGGGGCTACGGCCGCATCGGCGAGCTGGTGGCGGGCTACGGCCGCGCCTTTGGCATGAACGTGATCGTGTGGGGCAGCGAGTCCTCGCGCGAGAAGGCAGTGGCCGCGGGCCACACCGCGGCCGGGTCGCGCGAAGCCTTCTTCGAGCAGGCCGACGTGCTGAGCCTTCACGTGCGCCTGTCCGACGCGACACGCGGCATGGTCAAGCTCGATGACCTCTGGCGCATGAAGCCGACCGCCCTGCTCATCAACACCTCGCGCGCCGAGCTGATCGAGGAAGGCGCACTCGTCTCGGCCCTCAACCGCGGCCACCCCGGCATGGCGGCGGTCGATGTGTTCGAGAGCGAGCCCATCCTGCAAGGCCACCCGCTGCTGCGGCTGGAAAACGCCATCTGCACGCCGCACATCGGCTACGTCGAACAAGACAGCTACGAGATGTACTTCGGCGCGGCCTTCGACCACGTCGTCAATTTCGTCAACGGCAACCCGACGGGCATCGTGAATCCAGCCGCCCTCAAGGTCTTGCGGGGATGA
- a CDS encoding MFS transporter, translated as MTASAELTPHQQVTRARWALMAGNFAIGCGVMVVAGSLNDLIRSLEVSVALGGQLISIAAVMMCFGAPVLAALLGHWDRRRLLVLSLVWFAIGHGLSAIAPNYALLLPLRALCVVAAAVYTPQAAAAIGFVAPPEERGRSIIFIFLGWSVASVVGMPMHSYIGEEYGWRWAFGLVTLLSAGAAWWVWVVMPDGIKPPTMRLADWREVFTHPVLMAIVLVTALCGAGQFTLFAYMAPYYRQVIGANAAETSFLFFWTGAFGLLGNLLLSRYIDRIGAARIVAVSMVGMAISMLAWPLATGVISMALVILPWGLGGFASNSAQQARLGLAAPHLATALMALNSSAIYLGQAVGAAGGGIVVAAHAALGESGRDLYKSLHWIAAAWVIVALALSVWAQRQTIKLGGKV; from the coding sequence ATGACCGCCTCCGCAGAGCTCACACCGCACCAGCAAGTCACCCGCGCCCGATGGGCGCTGATGGCCGGCAACTTCGCCATCGGCTGTGGCGTGATGGTGGTGGCGGGCTCGTTGAACGACCTGATCCGCTCGCTCGAGGTGAGCGTGGCGCTCGGCGGCCAGCTGATCTCGATCGCCGCGGTGATGATGTGCTTCGGCGCCCCTGTGCTCGCCGCCCTGCTCGGCCACTGGGACCGGCGCCGCCTGCTGGTGCTGTCGCTCGTGTGGTTCGCCATCGGCCACGGCCTGTCGGCCATCGCGCCCAACTACGCCTTGCTGCTGCCGCTGCGCGCGCTCTGCGTGGTGGCAGCGGCGGTCTACACGCCGCAGGCCGCAGCGGCCATTGGCTTCGTCGCGCCGCCCGAGGAGCGCGGCCGCTCGATCATCTTCATCTTCCTCGGCTGGTCGGTCGCCTCGGTGGTGGGCATGCCGATGCACAGCTACATCGGCGAGGAATACGGCTGGCGCTGGGCTTTCGGCCTGGTCACCCTGCTCTCGGCCGGCGCCGCGTGGTGGGTGTGGGTGGTGATGCCCGACGGCATCAAGCCGCCCACCATGCGCCTGGCCGACTGGCGCGAGGTCTTCACGCACCCGGTGCTGATGGCCATCGTGCTGGTCACGGCCTTGTGTGGCGCGGGCCAGTTCACGCTCTTCGCCTACATGGCGCCCTACTACCGCCAGGTGATCGGGGCCAACGCGGCCGAGACCAGCTTCCTCTTCTTCTGGACGGGCGCCTTCGGCCTGCTCGGCAACCTGCTGCTCTCGCGCTACATCGACCGCATCGGCGCCGCACGCATCGTCGCGGTCTCGATGGTGGGCATGGCCATCAGCATGCTGGCCTGGCCGCTCGCCACCGGCGTGATCTCGATGGCGCTGGTGATCCTGCCGTGGGGCCTGGGCGGCTTCGCGTCCAACTCGGCGCAGCAGGCGCGGCTGGGGCTCGCGGCACCGCACCTGGCCACCGCGCTGATGGCGCTCAACTCGTCGGCCATCTACCTCGGCCAGGCGGTGGGCGCCGCGGGCGGCGGCATCGTGGTCGCGGCGCACGCCGCGCTCGGCGAATCAGGCCGCGACCTCTACAAGAGCCTGCACTGGATCGCCGCCGCCTGGGTGATCGTCGCCCTCGCGCTGAGCGTGTGGGCGCAGCGCCAGACCATCAAGCTCGGCGGCAAGGTCTGA
- a CDS encoding aldo/keto reductase — MQYRPLGRTGWNVSTVSFGAWAIGGTWGAVDDDASMKALHRALDLGINFFDTADVYGDGHSERLIARLRRERSEPFYVASKAGRRLSPHTADGYNKANLTAFIERSLKNLEVEAIDLLQLHCPPVEVLYRPEVFDALDGLVKAGKLRHYGVSVEKVEEALKAIEYPGVQSIQIIYNIFRQRPADLFFAVAQRRGVGILARLPLSSGLLSGKLTRESTFAQDDHRNFNREGAAFDKGETFSGLDFELGLQAVEALKPLVPAGQTLAQFALRWIQMHPAVTCSIPGGRSPKQVEDNAAAADLPPISPETMAAVQQVYERFAKPHVHQRW, encoded by the coding sequence ATGCAATACCGCCCGCTCGGCCGCACCGGCTGGAACGTCTCGACCGTCAGCTTCGGCGCCTGGGCCATCGGCGGCACCTGGGGCGCCGTTGACGACGATGCTTCCATGAAGGCGCTGCACCGCGCGCTCGACCTCGGCATCAACTTCTTCGACACCGCCGACGTCTATGGCGACGGCCACAGCGAGCGGCTGATCGCGCGCCTGCGCCGTGAGCGTTCGGAGCCGTTCTACGTGGCGAGCAAGGCGGGTCGGCGTCTGTCGCCGCACACGGCTGACGGCTACAACAAGGCCAACCTCACTGCCTTCATCGAGCGCAGCCTGAAGAACCTCGAGGTCGAGGCGATCGACCTGCTGCAGCTGCATTGCCCGCCGGTGGAGGTGCTGTACCGGCCCGAGGTGTTCGACGCGCTCGATGGGCTGGTGAAGGCCGGCAAGCTGCGCCACTACGGCGTGAGCGTCGAGAAGGTCGAAGAGGCGCTCAAGGCGATCGAGTACCCCGGCGTTCAATCGATCCAGATCATCTACAACATCTTCCGCCAGCGGCCGGCCGATCTTTTCTTCGCTGTAGCACAGCGGCGTGGCGTCGGCATCCTCGCGCGGCTGCCGCTGTCGTCAGGGCTGCTCAGCGGCAAGCTCACGCGCGAGTCGACCTTCGCGCAGGACGACCACCGCAACTTCAACCGCGAGGGCGCCGCCTTCGACAAGGGCGAGACCTTCTCCGGCCTCGACTTCGAGCTCGGCCTGCAGGCGGTGGAAGCGCTCAAGCCGCTCGTGCCCGCCGGCCAGACGCTGGCGCAGTTTGCGCTGCGCTGGATCCAGATGCACCCGGCGGTGACCTGCAGCATCCCCGGTGGCCGCTCGCCGAAGCAGGTGGAAGACAACGCCGCGGCGGCCGACCTGCCGCCGATCTCGCCCGAAACGATGGCGGCCGTGCAGCAGGTCTACGAGCGCTTCGCCAAGCCCCACGTGCACCAGCGCTGGTGA
- a CDS encoding LacI family DNA-binding transcriptional regulator codes for MATDETSSAHTGARSGRVRLTLADVAAKLDISRTTVSNAFNRPEQLSKELRETILSTARELGYFGPDPKARALRRKELREVALVFHHDLPYAFNDPLTLDFMRGVARQLQQRGLTLQLIPMFSRQIEPTLDVAFQTTADALIFHAEVPPEFAPMVRAAPLPLVVVDTMVPGAASVCLEDRRGAELAMAHALKAKPDVVLVLCFFVAEEPMKRAQAARAPRSPFNACERVAGYAQAARRAGFDASRIVWHIVDDGDPETAALRAVEQERARLSKHKRIALVAASDRIALAAMGAMRTWPSVELVSVVGFDDIPAAAAAGLTTIRQDGVEKGESAVRVVLDDEPSVVLPLTLVPRDT; via the coding sequence ATGGCCACCGACGAGACCTCCTCCGCGCACACCGGAGCCCGAAGCGGGCGGGTGCGCCTGACGCTCGCCGACGTGGCCGCCAAGCTGGACATCAGCCGCACCACCGTCTCCAACGCCTTCAACCGGCCGGAGCAGCTCTCGAAGGAGTTGCGCGAGACCATCCTCTCGACCGCCCGCGAGCTCGGCTACTTCGGCCCCGACCCAAAGGCCCGCGCGCTGCGCCGCAAGGAGCTGCGCGAGGTCGCGCTCGTCTTCCACCACGACCTGCCCTACGCCTTCAACGACCCGCTCACGCTCGACTTCATGCGCGGCGTGGCGAGGCAGCTGCAGCAGCGCGGCCTCACGCTGCAGCTCATCCCCATGTTCTCGCGCCAGATCGAGCCCACGCTCGACGTTGCGTTCCAGACCACGGCCGATGCACTGATCTTCCACGCCGAGGTACCCCCGGAGTTCGCCCCGATGGTTCGCGCGGCGCCCTTGCCGCTGGTGGTGGTCGACACCATGGTGCCGGGGGCGGCGTCGGTCTGCCTCGAAGACCGTCGTGGTGCCGAACTCGCCATGGCGCATGCACTGAAAGCGAAGCCCGATGTCGTGCTCGTGCTGTGCTTCTTCGTTGCGGAAGAACCGATGAAGCGGGCGCAGGCCGCACGCGCACCGCGCAGCCCGTTCAACGCTTGCGAGCGAGTGGCCGGCTACGCCCAAGCGGCACGGCGCGCCGGTTTCGATGCCTCGCGAATCGTGTGGCACATCGTCGACGACGGTGACCCCGAAACCGCAGCGCTGCGCGCCGTCGAGCAGGAGCGCGCCCGACTCAGCAAGCACAAGCGCATCGCGCTGGTCGCGGCGAGCGACCGCATCGCACTCGCTGCCATGGGCGCGATGCGCACTTGGCCAAGCGTGGAGCTGGTGTCAGTGGTCGGCTTCGACGACATCCCCGCCGCTGCCGCCGCCGGCCTCACCACCATCCGGCAGGACGGCGTCGAAAAAGGCGAAAGCGCCGTGCGCGTGGTGCTCGACGACGAGCCCTCGGTGGTGCTGCCGCTCACGCTCGTGCCTCGAGACACCTGA
- a CDS encoding alpha-glucosidase family protein codes for MKSEPQTVLAAASHDRDWWRGAVIYQIYPRSFADGNGDGVGDFAGMVERLPYIASLGVDAVWVSPFFRSPMKDFGYDVSDYRDVDPLFGTLQDFDHFVARAHELGLKVVVDQVLSHSSDQHPWFIQSRASRDNARADWYVWADPKADGTPPNNWLSIFGGSAWQWDTRRRQYYLHNFLASQPDLNFHNPEVQKQLLDDLRFWLDRGVDGFRFDACIFHFHDLQLRDNPPAQKADTLSVPASNPYSFQRHLYDKTQPENIGFLQKIRTLLDEYGAASVGEIGDDDSIKTMAAYTCGGDKLHMAYSFNLLSAETGAAYIRRQVEELEAQIADGWTSWSIGNHDVPRFLTRWGGVGATADYTKVALAMLSSLRGSVCWWQGDELALTEAEIPYEKIQDPYGITFWPEFKGRDGCRTPMPWSRDLVHAGFSGGREVEPWLPVPAEHAARAVDASEADPTSPLHFMRRLLAWRKTELRLLRGGIRFVDTAEPVLAFYRTPDQGPELLCVFNLGRTPVEIDVPATGLRQIVTQVDAQLEGSVANERITLPAHGFFYGQHGSV; via the coding sequence ATGAAGAGCGAGCCCCAGACCGTGCTGGCCGCGGCATCCCACGACCGCGATTGGTGGCGCGGCGCCGTCATCTACCAGATCTACCCGCGCAGCTTCGCCGATGGCAATGGCGACGGTGTCGGCGACTTCGCCGGCATGGTCGAGCGCCTGCCCTACATCGCGAGCCTCGGCGTCGACGCGGTGTGGGTCTCGCCCTTCTTCCGCTCGCCGATGAAGGACTTCGGCTACGACGTCAGCGACTACCGCGACGTCGACCCGCTTTTCGGCACGCTGCAGGACTTCGACCACTTCGTCGCCCGCGCCCACGAGCTCGGCCTCAAGGTCGTCGTTGACCAGGTGCTCTCCCACAGCTCCGACCAGCACCCCTGGTTCATCCAGAGCCGCGCCAGCCGCGACAACGCCCGTGCCGACTGGTACGTCTGGGCCGACCCCAAGGCCGACGGCACGCCGCCCAACAACTGGCTCAGCATCTTCGGCGGCTCGGCCTGGCAGTGGGACACGCGCCGCCGCCAGTACTACCTGCACAACTTCCTCGCGAGCCAGCCGGACCTCAACTTCCACAACCCCGAGGTCCAGAAGCAGCTGCTCGACGACTTGCGCTTCTGGCTAGACCGTGGTGTTGACGGCTTCCGCTTCGACGCCTGCATCTTCCATTTCCACGACCTGCAGCTGCGCGACAACCCGCCGGCCCAGAAGGCCGACACGCTCTCGGTGCCCGCCTCCAACCCCTACAGCTTCCAGCGCCACCTCTACGACAAGACGCAGCCCGAGAACATCGGCTTCCTGCAGAAGATCCGCACCCTTCTCGACGAATACGGCGCGGCCAGCGTGGGCGAGATCGGTGACGACGACTCGATCAAGACCATGGCCGCCTACACCTGCGGCGGCGACAAGCTGCACATGGCCTACAGCTTCAACCTGTTGTCGGCCGAGACCGGCGCGGCGTACATCCGCCGCCAGGTCGAGGAGCTCGAAGCCCAGATCGCCGACGGCTGGACGAGCTGGTCGATCGGCAACCACGACGTGCCGCGCTTCCTCACCCGCTGGGGCGGCGTGGGTGCCACGGCCGACTACACCAAGGTGGCGCTGGCTATGCTCTCGTCGCTGCGCGGCAGCGTGTGCTGGTGGCAGGGCGATGAGCTCGCGTTGACCGAAGCCGAGATCCCCTACGAGAAGATCCAGGACCCGTACGGCATCACCTTCTGGCCCGAGTTCAAGGGCCGCGATGGCTGCCGCACGCCGATGCCGTGGTCGCGCGACCTCGTGCACGCCGGCTTCAGCGGCGGCCGCGAGGTCGAGCCCTGGCTGCCGGTGCCGGCCGAGCATGCGGCCCGCGCCGTCGACGCGAGCGAAGCCGACCCGACTTCACCCCTGCACTTCATGCGCCGACTGCTGGCTTGGCGCAAGACGGAGCTGAGGCTGCTGCGTGGCGGCATCCGCTTCGTCGACACGGCCGAGCCGGTGCTGGCCTTCTACCGCACGCCCGACCAAGGCCCGGAGCTGCTGTGCGTCTTCAACCTCGGCCGCACGCCGGTCGAGATCGACGTGCCGGCCACCGGCCTGAGGCAGATCGTGACGCAGGTCGACGCGCAACTCGAAGGCAGCGTCGCCAATGAGCGCATCACCCTGCCCGCGCATGGTTTCTTCTACGGGCAGCACGGCAGCGTCTAA
- a CDS encoding ABC transporter ATP-binding protein encodes MATLKLSGLRKSYGDVEMLHGIDLEVDDGEFLVFVGPSGCGKSTLLRCIAGLEEITAGELYIGDRLVNDVPPAERGIAMVFQSYALYPHMSVAENMAFGLRLAGYSKQEMKDAVQRAAQTLQIEHLLDRKPKALSGGQRQRVAIGRAIVRKPGVFLFDEPLSNLDAALRVQMRVELSRLHRELRTTMVYVTHDQVEAMTLADRIVVVNAGRIEQVGAPLDLYHRPVNKFVAGFIGSPRMNFLDATLGDASHVVLKDGSVVPVSPSSDAARAAAVGKPVTLGIRPEHIAADSTPANGSVKATVQLAEHLGDTTYLHLRVPGAPEPITVRTAPDNPLNTGDTAWLHLPRERCFVFDEQGATLP; translated from the coding sequence ATGGCCACCCTCAAGCTCAGCGGTTTGCGCAAGTCCTATGGCGACGTCGAGATGCTGCACGGCATCGACCTCGAGGTGGACGACGGCGAGTTCCTCGTCTTCGTCGGCCCCTCGGGCTGCGGCAAGTCGACGCTCCTGCGCTGCATCGCCGGTCTGGAAGAGATCACTGCCGGCGAGCTGTACATCGGCGACCGCCTGGTCAACGACGTGCCACCCGCCGAGCGCGGCATCGCAATGGTGTTCCAGAGCTATGCGCTCTACCCGCACATGAGCGTGGCGGAGAACATGGCCTTCGGGCTGCGCCTGGCCGGCTACAGCAAGCAGGAGATGAAGGACGCGGTGCAGCGCGCCGCGCAGACGCTGCAGATCGAGCACCTGCTCGACCGAAAGCCCAAGGCACTCTCGGGCGGCCAGCGCCAGCGGGTGGCCATCGGCCGCGCCATCGTGCGCAAGCCCGGCGTGTTCCTGTTCGACGAGCCCTTGTCCAACCTCGATGCCGCGCTGCGGGTGCAGATGCGCGTGGAGCTCTCGCGCCTGCACCGCGAGCTGCGCACCACCATGGTCTACGTGACGCACGACCAGGTGGAGGCGATGACGCTGGCCGACCGCATCGTGGTCGTCAACGCCGGTCGCATCGAGCAGGTGGGCGCGCCGCTCGACCTCTACCACCGCCCGGTCAACAAGTTCGTCGCCGGCTTCATCGGTTCGCCGAGGATGAATTTTCTCGACGCAACACTGGGCGACGCGAGCCACGTGGTGCTGAAGGACGGCAGCGTCGTGCCCGTGTCGCCGAGCAGCGACGCAGCGCGCGCCGCCGCCGTCGGCAAGCCGGTGACGCTTGGCATCCGCCCCGAGCACATCGCCGCCGACAGCACGCCGGCGAATGGCTCAGTGAAAGCCACCGTGCAGCTCGCCGAGCACCTGGGCGACACCACCTACCTGCACCTGCGCGTGCCCGGCGCGCCCGAGCCGATCACCGTGCGCACCGCGCCCGACAACCCGCTCAACACCGGCGACACCGCATGGCTGCACCTGCCGCGCGAGCGCTGCTTCGTATTCGACGAGCAGGGAGCCACCCTGCCATGA
- the malE gene encoding maltose/maltodextrin ABC transporter substrate-binding protein MalE, whose amino-acid sequence MQTKRTLLAAAAALTLGAAFAPLAQAAEPGKLLVWINGDKGYKGIIKIGEEFTKKTGIPVTVEYPEDAPSKFQAAAAAGKGPDIWIWPHDRIGEWIEGGLLQPVTPGKKVQADIDPLAWKAFTVGGKTWGYPLSIEAVALVYNKALVPTPPKSFEEVIALDKKLSASGKKAILWDYNNTYFTWPLLAANGGYPFKQKADGTYDAKDTGVNNAGALKGAELLSKMIKDGVMTKGANYAEMEAGLAQGKVAMMINGPWSWDNLKKANVNFGVAKIPTVAGKKAAPFVGVLGAMVTKATPNKDLAVEFLENHMLTVDGLKKINDDVPLGTPANKAFFNELKNNPNIQATMASAQDGAPMPNNKEMGRFWSSMASALQNMTEGRQSPKEAMDAAAKRIAAP is encoded by the coding sequence ATGCAGACCAAACGCACTCTTCTCGCGGCCGCGGCCGCCCTCACCCTCGGCGCCGCCTTCGCGCCGCTCGCGCAGGCCGCCGAGCCCGGCAAGCTGCTCGTCTGGATCAACGGCGACAAGGGCTACAAGGGCATCATCAAGATCGGCGAGGAGTTCACCAAGAAGACCGGCATCCCGGTCACGGTGGAGTACCCCGAAGACGCACCGAGCAAGTTCCAGGCAGCCGCCGCCGCCGGCAAGGGCCCCGACATCTGGATCTGGCCGCACGACCGCATCGGCGAGTGGATCGAAGGCGGCCTGCTGCAGCCGGTGACCCCGGGCAAGAAGGTGCAGGCCGACATCGACCCGCTGGCCTGGAAGGCCTTCACCGTCGGCGGCAAGACCTGGGGCTACCCGCTGTCGATCGAGGCGGTGGCGCTTGTCTACAACAAGGCCCTGGTGCCCACGCCGCCCAAGAGCTTCGAGGAGGTGATCGCGCTCGACAAGAAGCTCTCGGCCTCGGGCAAGAAGGCCATCCTCTGGGACTACAACAACACCTACTTCACCTGGCCGCTGCTGGCCGCCAACGGTGGCTACCCCTTCAAGCAGAAGGCCGACGGCACCTATGACGCCAAGGACACCGGCGTCAACAACGCCGGCGCGCTCAAGGGCGCCGAGCTGCTGTCGAAGATGATCAAGGACGGCGTCATGACCAAGGGCGCCAACTACGCCGAGATGGAAGCCGGCCTCGCGCAGGGCAAGGTCGCGATGATGATCAACGGCCCCTGGTCGTGGGACAACCTCAAGAAGGCCAACGTCAACTTCGGCGTCGCCAAGATCCCGACCGTCGCCGGCAAGAAGGCCGCGCCCTTCGTCGGCGTGCTCGGCGCGATGGTCACCAAGGCCACGCCGAACAAGGACCTGGCGGTCGAGTTCCTCGAGAACCACATGCTCACGGTCGATGGCCTGAAGAAGATCAACGACGACGTGCCGCTCGGCACGCCCGCCAACAAGGCCTTCTTCAACGAGCTCAAGAACAACCCCAACATCCAGGCGACGATGGCGAGCGCGCAGGACGGCGCCCCGATGCCCAACAACAAGGAGATGGGCCGCTTCTGGTCGTCGATGGCCTCAGCGCTGCAGAACATGACCGAAGGCCGCCAGTCGCCCAAGGAAGCGATGGACGCCGCCGCCAAGCGCATCGCTGCACCCTGA
- the malF gene encoding maltose ABC transporter permease MalF produces the protein MPTHKKNSPRWFGPLILIAALLAALYIVVVVHAAGQTLLAATLLFITALAAWLYTSPRFYAWRYLFPGIAAAMVFVVFPMLYTIGIGFTNYSSANLLSFQRATQYHLDETAPAEGDPLAFTLHADGPEFRVRLSDPDDEAKAWVSGPLALKNNAPLKLAVEPAPQVKLPLGEPLPLRDVIQRQAALKALTFELPGGRQVVMTGLRQFSGLEKVYEQREPGVLVNKRTGELLKANHQTGFYEKANGERVTPGFQVGVGFDNYRRIFTEPAFREPFLRIFVWTVAFAGLTVLFAASLGMLLAVLLNWDALRFKGVYRVLLFLPYAVPGFISILVFRGLFNNNFGEINLILDALFGIRPTWFSDPTLAKAMLLIVNVWLGYPYMMLVCMGLIRAIPADLYEASAVAGAGPLTNFFRITAPLVIKPLTPLLIAAFAFNFNNFVLISLLTGGRPDFLDTTVPAGTTDLLVSYTYRIAFEDSGQQFGLAAAVSTVIFLMVAAISMVQIKFTRIARDPAR, from the coding sequence ATGCCGACACACAAGAAAAATTCGCCGCGCTGGTTCGGCCCGCTCATCCTGATCGCGGCCCTGCTGGCCGCGCTCTACATCGTGGTGGTGGTCCACGCCGCAGGCCAGACGCTGCTGGCCGCCACCCTCCTCTTCATCACCGCGCTCGCAGCGTGGCTCTACACCTCGCCACGGTTCTACGCGTGGCGCTATCTCTTCCCGGGCATCGCCGCGGCGATGGTGTTCGTGGTGTTTCCGATGCTCTACACCATCGGCATCGGCTTCACCAACTACAGCTCGGCCAACCTGCTGAGCTTCCAGCGGGCGACGCAGTACCACCTCGACGAGACCGCGCCCGCCGAAGGTGACCCGCTCGCGTTCACGCTGCACGCCGACGGCCCGGAGTTCCGCGTGCGCCTGAGCGACCCGGACGACGAAGCCAAGGCCTGGGTCTCGGGCCCGCTCGCGCTCAAGAACAACGCACCGCTCAAGCTGGCTGTCGAGCCGGCACCGCAGGTGAAGCTGCCGCTGGGCGAGCCGCTGCCCCTGCGCGACGTCATCCAGCGCCAGGCGGCTCTCAAGGCCCTGACCTTCGAGCTGCCCGGCGGCCGCCAGGTGGTGATGACCGGCCTGCGCCAGTTCTCGGGTCTGGAGAAGGTCTACGAACAACGCGAACCCGGCGTACTGGTCAACAAGCGCACCGGCGAGCTGCTCAAGGCCAATCACCAGACGGGCTTCTACGAGAAGGCCAATGGCGAGCGCGTGACCCCCGGCTTCCAGGTCGGCGTGGGCTTCGACAACTATCGCCGCATCTTCACCGAGCCCGCCTTCCGCGAGCCCTTCCTGCGCATCTTCGTGTGGACGGTCGCGTTCGCCGGGCTCACCGTGCTCTTCGCCGCCTCGCTGGGCATGCTGCTCGCCGTGCTGCTGAACTGGGATGCGCTGCGCTTCAAGGGCGTCTACCGCGTGCTGCTCTTCCTGCCGTATGCGGTGCCGGGGTTCATCTCCATCCTCGTCTTCCGCGGCCTCTTCAACAACAACTTCGGCGAGATCAACCTGATCCTCGATGCGCTGTTCGGCATCCGCCCCACCTGGTTCTCCGACCCGACGCTCGCGAAGGCGATGCTGCTCATCGTCAACGTGTGGCTGGGCTACCCGTACATGATGCTGGTGTGCATGGGCCTCATCCGCGCCATCCCGGCCGACCTGTACGAAGCCTCGGCGGTGGCCGGTGCCGGGCCGCTGACCAACTTCTTCCGCATCACCGCGCCGCTCGTGATCAAGCCGCTCACGCCGCTGCTGATCGCCGCCTTCGCGTTCAACTTCAACAACTTCGTACTGATCTCGCTGTTGACCGGTGGCCGGCCCGACTTCCTCGACACCACCGTGCCCGCCGGCACCACCGACCTCCTGGTGTCGTACACCTACCGCATCGCCTTCGAAGACTCGGGCCAGCAGTTCGGCCTCGCTGCGGCTGTCTCCACCGTCATCTTCCTGATGGTGGCGGCGATCTCGATGGTGCAGATCAAGTTCACGCGGATCGCGCGCGATCCCGCCCGCTGA